In a single window of the Streptomyces sp. HUAS ZL42 genome:
- a CDS encoding DUF563 domain-containing protein codes for MAPKLRDLTARGRVLLARTANQALLGPVSGGMPRKYVRSIAERMHDPRMARHVSEALTRTEAVVERYDFPADFPPWFRRSKAFDERHAYRLHDVLVSPHSGLIWLPGGPVLEESYGSLIRSLGWGDVRHEPLLPVRRLTGRPVVTFGLTGYYHWLLEVLPAAVFALSVEPEALLLMPKCVPAYALEAAQHLVGPSRIVRLDEVVHVDSCVLAAIEPMSGFIQRPEIDRLRAAFPSGRSDVDAVYVSRLKDPKRALSNEADVERAMREAGVTVVYAQDLSFEQQRTLFAGARTVIAPHGAGLANLVWAQRAERVIELFSAASFNDCFARLSRNLGIDYDYVVASPAKEGEGVVPLDRLDALLNKVAAAEC; via the coding sequence ATGGCCCCGAAGCTGCGCGACCTGACGGCCCGCGGCCGGGTTCTGCTGGCGAGGACCGCCAACCAGGCCCTGCTCGGACCGGTCTCGGGAGGAATGCCGCGGAAGTACGTACGCTCGATCGCGGAGCGCATGCACGATCCCAGGATGGCCAGGCATGTGAGCGAGGCCTTGACCAGGACTGAGGCCGTGGTCGAGCGGTACGACTTCCCCGCTGACTTCCCGCCATGGTTCCGCCGGTCCAAGGCGTTCGACGAGCGCCACGCCTACCGGCTCCACGACGTGCTGGTCAGCCCGCACAGCGGTCTCATCTGGCTGCCCGGCGGCCCCGTCCTGGAGGAGAGCTACGGATCCCTCATCCGGTCGCTCGGCTGGGGCGACGTCCGCCACGAACCGTTGTTGCCGGTCAGGCGACTCACTGGTCGTCCCGTCGTTACCTTCGGGCTGACGGGCTACTATCACTGGCTCCTCGAGGTGCTGCCGGCCGCGGTCTTCGCCCTGAGTGTCGAGCCTGAGGCGCTGCTCTTGATGCCGAAGTGCGTACCGGCCTACGCGTTGGAGGCTGCGCAGCACCTTGTCGGGCCCTCCAGGATCGTCCGCCTGGACGAAGTCGTACATGTCGACTCGTGTGTCCTCGCCGCCATCGAGCCCATGTCCGGCTTCATCCAGCGGCCCGAGATCGACCGCTTGCGTGCAGCGTTTCCTTCGGGCCGCTCCGACGTCGACGCCGTCTACGTGAGCCGTCTGAAGGACCCCAAACGAGCATTGTCGAACGAGGCGGACGTCGAGCGCGCGATGCGGGAAGCGGGCGTCACGGTGGTCTACGCCCAGGACCTGTCCTTCGAGCAGCAGCGCACCCTGTTCGCCGGCGCCCGTACAGTCATTGCTCCGCACGGGGCCGGTTTGGCCAACCTGGTGTGGGCTCAGCGGGCGGAGCGCGTGATCGAGCTGTTCTCTGCTGCCTCGTTCAACGACTGCTTTGCCCGCTTGAGCCGCAACCTCGGCATCGACTACGACTATGTCGTTGCGTCGCCTGCGAAAGAAGGAGAGGGCGTCGTACCGCTGGATCGGCTCGATGCGCTGCTGAACAAGGTCGCGGCTGCCGAGTGTTGA
- a CDS encoding FkbM family methyltransferase: MRNGGRLKYGAGVNSAAPAQQHAHRAKPAPIVLITLLSVPSKEILTSARDLFLRVPGCQRAVRAATLRGLVPSAVWRRLHPTGEWSMQAPDGSTFRYVSSDADILARSLIWTNMRHWEETTHPLFYQLARNARRFVDIGAFSGIYTLLACRANPQLEAVAVEPNPAAIRMLNRNVRANGLESRVTIIDKALSDAPGRAVLRIPTNTTTASLLARRPAQRVLDVDVTTGDALLDGLAVDLIKIDVEGLEPQVLRGMEKSIRVHHPAIIAECLDKAALSRVRETAFDLGYRRIQHLGDTGPVPVTADLVPPARYANFLITRDAAAAS, from the coding sequence GTGCGCAACGGTGGACGGCTGAAGTATGGCGCCGGAGTGAACTCAGCCGCCCCCGCACAGCAACACGCCCACCGGGCCAAGCCTGCGCCAATTGTCCTGATTACGCTGCTGTCTGTGCCCTCCAAAGAGATCTTGACCAGCGCACGTGATCTTTTCCTCCGCGTTCCGGGCTGCCAACGGGCCGTTCGCGCCGCGACCCTGCGCGGCCTGGTGCCCAGCGCAGTGTGGAGACGTCTGCATCCCACAGGGGAGTGGAGCATGCAGGCCCCCGATGGCAGCACCTTCCGCTACGTCAGCAGCGACGCGGACATCCTGGCCCGGAGCCTGATCTGGACCAACATGCGGCACTGGGAAGAGACCACTCATCCGCTCTTCTATCAACTCGCCCGAAACGCCCGGCGATTCGTCGACATCGGCGCCTTCTCCGGTATTTACACTCTCCTGGCCTGCAGGGCCAACCCGCAATTGGAGGCTGTGGCTGTCGAGCCCAACCCTGCCGCGATCCGCATGCTGAACCGCAACGTCCGGGCGAACGGGCTCGAGAGCCGCGTCACCATCATCGACAAGGCGCTGTCGGACGCACCCGGGCGTGCCGTGCTGAGGATCCCCACCAACACGACCACTGCCTCGCTCCTGGCCAGGCGACCCGCTCAGCGCGTCCTCGATGTGGACGTCACGACGGGGGATGCGCTGCTTGACGGACTCGCGGTGGACCTCATCAAGATCGACGTGGAGGGGCTCGAACCACAGGTGCTGCGCGGCATGGAGAAGAGCATCCGCGTCCACCACCCCGCCATCATTGCGGAGTGCCTCGACAAGGCAGCACTGAGCAGGGTCCGGGAGACCGCGTTCGACCTGGGCTACCGTCGCATTCAGCATCTCGGCGACACCGGACCGGTACCCGTGACGGCGGATCTTGTCCCGCCGGCCCGCTATGCAAATTTCCTCATCACCCGGGACGCGGCCGCCGCGAGCTGA
- a CDS encoding GDP-L-fucose synthase family protein yields MAAYGNVDRPLDRSACVFVAGRRGLVGSAVWRHLAREGFTDLVGPGSEDLDLRERRDVFRWFAAERPDIVVLAAARVGGIKANATRPAEFLSDNLRIQANVLDAALEYGVERLLFLGSSCIYPKFAEQPIREEALLTGPLEATNDAYAIAKIAGIVQVQAVRRQYGRSWISAMPTNLYGPGDNFHPEHSHVLPSLIRRFHEAKESGAPRVVNWGSGTPRREFLHVDDLARACLHLLEHYDADAPVNVGTGTDLTIRELAELVAEVVGYRGSIEWDPGQPDGTPRKLLDVSRLTALGWSPHIDLREGLARTYAWYVENLGSGGLRH; encoded by the coding sequence GTGGCAGCGTACGGAAACGTCGACCGTCCCCTCGACCGCTCGGCATGCGTGTTCGTGGCCGGGCGGCGTGGGCTGGTTGGTTCGGCGGTGTGGCGGCATCTGGCGCGGGAGGGATTCACCGACCTGGTCGGGCCCGGGTCGGAGGACTTGGACCTGCGGGAGCGGCGGGACGTGTTCCGCTGGTTCGCGGCCGAGCGGCCCGACATCGTCGTACTCGCGGCCGCCCGCGTGGGTGGCATCAAGGCGAATGCCACACGGCCCGCCGAATTCCTGTCCGACAATCTGCGCATCCAGGCGAACGTGCTGGACGCGGCCCTGGAGTACGGGGTGGAGCGGCTGCTGTTCCTGGGGTCCAGCTGTATCTACCCCAAGTTCGCCGAGCAGCCCATCCGGGAGGAGGCGCTGCTGACGGGCCCGTTGGAGGCGACCAACGACGCCTACGCCATCGCCAAGATCGCCGGAATTGTGCAGGTGCAGGCCGTGCGGCGGCAGTACGGGCGGTCGTGGATCTCCGCCATGCCGACGAACCTGTACGGGCCCGGCGACAACTTCCATCCGGAGCACTCCCATGTGCTGCCGTCTCTGATCCGGCGCTTCCACGAGGCGAAGGAGTCGGGTGCGCCGCGGGTGGTGAACTGGGGCAGCGGCACGCCTCGCCGGGAATTCCTGCACGTGGACGACCTTGCTCGGGCGTGCCTGCACCTGCTGGAACACTACGATGCCGACGCGCCGGTCAACGTGGGCACGGGCACGGATCTGACCATCCGTGAACTGGCAGAACTCGTTGCGGAGGTCGTCGGCTACCGGGGGAGTATCGAGTGGGACCCGGGGCAGCCGGACGGTACCCCGCGCAAGCTCCTCGACGTCTCCCGGCTCACCGCACTGGGCTGGTCGCCCCATATCGACCTGCGAGAGGGACTCGCCCGGACGTACGCCTGGTACGTGGAGAATCTCGGTTCCGGCGGCCTTCGCCACTGA
- a CDS encoding glutaminyl-peptide cyclotransferase produces MSRRVRAMTASLFMGMLLTCCTCCAASDAAQGSADGAPALKAAATDRVERLRVKVLEVLPHDPESFTQGLEMAGDTLYEGTGLAGRSSVQAGPPGGQPTTRVSLPAPLFGEGITVLGRTLWQLTWQNGIAVERDAATLEEVRRLRYPDEGWGVCLQRSRNRLVTSNGTSRLTFRHPRTLAKTGVLDITENGRPVAKLNELECAGGAVYANVLFTDRIVRIDPATGEVTASIDAAGLLRRDEMVNGSVLNGVAAIPGTNQFLITGKFWPKMFRVVFVPRAGLTR; encoded by the coding sequence GTGTCTCGACGCGTACGCGCCATGACGGCGTCCTTGTTCATGGGGATGCTGCTGACCTGCTGCACGTGCTGCGCGGCGAGCGACGCGGCGCAGGGCAGCGCGGACGGCGCCCCAGCGCTGAAGGCGGCAGCAACGGACCGTGTGGAGCGCTTGCGGGTCAAGGTGCTCGAGGTCCTGCCGCACGATCCGGAGTCCTTCACCCAAGGCCTGGAGATGGCCGGTGACACTCTGTACGAAGGGACAGGCCTGGCGGGACGGTCCTCGGTCCAGGCCGGTCCGCCCGGCGGGCAACCCACGACCCGTGTGTCGCTGCCCGCGCCGTTGTTCGGCGAGGGGATCACCGTCCTCGGCCGGACGCTCTGGCAGCTCACCTGGCAGAACGGGATCGCCGTCGAGCGCGATGCGGCGACTCTGGAGGAGGTACGCCGCCTCCGGTACCCCGACGAGGGCTGGGGGGTATGCCTCCAGCGGTCCAGGAACCGGCTGGTGACGAGCAACGGAACGTCACGGCTCACGTTTCGGCACCCGCGGACGCTTGCGAAGACGGGCGTCCTCGACATCACCGAGAACGGGCGGCCGGTGGCGAAGCTGAACGAACTGGAGTGCGCCGGCGGGGCCGTGTACGCCAACGTCCTGTTCACCGACCGGATCGTGCGCATCGATCCCGCCACCGGCGAGGTGACCGCGAGCATCGACGCCGCAGGGCTGCTACGCAGGGACGAGATGGTGAACGGCTCAGTCCTGAACGGCGTGGCGGCCATCCCCGGCACCAACCAGTTCCTGATCACCGGCAAGTTCTGGCCCAAGATGTTCCGCGTCGTGTTCGTTCCCCGCGCCGGGCTCACTCGCTGA
- a CDS encoding polysaccharide biosynthesis tyrosine autokinase, translating into MDLHGFLKALSRRWPTVLVCLVLALSAAVAVTAWSTPEYEARTQLFVAARTNQDTAQLNEGQSFSQARVQSYAAIVPTRQVTGPVVRELKLHTTPEELASRISAEAPLNTVLINITVRDTDPERAARIANAVAACFSAVVERLETPKRTGPEQAAAREQGRPDPVSPVSLGVTQQAVAPADPVSPRPLLNLVAGVLAGLLLGAGLVVLRETLDTTLKTSEALGELTGLPGLGAIPYDRSAPRHPLVTAADHSQRAEAFRKLRTNLQFAQVDDRPRIIMVTSSVPGEGKTNTSANLALSLAEAGVSTCLVDADLRRPTVARTFGLIQDAGLTTVLIGQARVEEVMQQAGNRLSVLASGAVPPNPTELLASARMREVLQELASTYEVVIVDTAPLLPVADTIGLSPLAQGTLLVVRASKTSRDQVRTAAEALERVGSRVLGTVFNMTVPPRGDSYSAYGQYGELPAPRLSVHQKGTVVTDLAGEK; encoded by the coding sequence TTGGATCTCCACGGATTCCTGAAGGCTCTTTCCAGACGCTGGCCGACCGTCCTGGTCTGTCTGGTTCTCGCACTCAGTGCGGCGGTCGCCGTCACGGCATGGAGCACCCCCGAATACGAGGCCAGAACGCAGCTCTTCGTGGCGGCCCGCACCAACCAGGACACCGCCCAGCTGAACGAGGGCCAGAGTTTCTCGCAGGCGCGCGTGCAGTCGTACGCCGCAATCGTGCCGACCCGTCAGGTGACCGGGCCCGTGGTGCGCGAGCTGAAGCTGCACACCACGCCGGAGGAGCTGGCGTCCCGCATCAGCGCCGAGGCTCCGCTCAACACGGTGCTGATCAACATCACCGTCCGGGACACCGACCCCGAGCGTGCCGCGAGGATCGCCAACGCCGTCGCGGCGTGTTTCAGCGCCGTCGTCGAGCGGCTGGAGACACCCAAGCGGACGGGCCCGGAGCAGGCTGCGGCGCGCGAACAAGGTCGGCCCGACCCCGTGTCGCCGGTTTCGCTGGGCGTCACCCAGCAGGCAGTCGCCCCCGCAGATCCCGTCTCGCCCCGCCCCCTGCTCAACCTGGTCGCAGGAGTTCTCGCCGGCCTGCTCCTCGGCGCCGGACTCGTCGTCCTGCGTGAGACGCTCGACACCACTCTCAAGACCAGTGAGGCGCTCGGCGAGCTCACCGGCCTGCCGGGCCTCGGAGCGATTCCGTACGACAGGAGCGCGCCCAGGCACCCGCTCGTCACGGCTGCTGATCACTCCCAGCGCGCCGAGGCCTTCCGCAAGCTGCGTACCAATCTGCAGTTCGCCCAGGTCGACGACCGCCCCCGGATCATCATGGTGACCAGCTCGGTGCCCGGCGAGGGCAAGACCAACACGTCGGCGAACCTGGCCCTCTCCCTCGCCGAGGCGGGCGTCTCCACCTGTCTGGTGGACGCCGACCTGCGGCGGCCGACCGTGGCAAGGACCTTCGGTCTCATCCAGGACGCGGGACTGACCACCGTGCTCATCGGACAGGCGCGGGTGGAGGAAGTGATGCAGCAGGCCGGCAACCGGCTCTCGGTGCTGGCCAGCGGCGCCGTACCGCCCAACCCCACGGAGCTGCTCGCCTCGGCCCGCATGAGGGAGGTCCTGCAGGAGCTCGCCAGCACGTACGAGGTGGTGATCGTCGACACCGCTCCTCTGCTGCCGGTCGCCGACACGATCGGGCTCTCCCCGCTCGCCCAGGGCACGCTGCTCGTCGTCCGTGCCTCGAAGACCAGCCGTGACCAGGTCCGTACCGCCGCCGAGGCGCTGGAACGGGTGGGCAGCCGCGTACTGGGCACCGTCTTCAACATGACCGTGCCCCCCAGGGGGGACAGTTACAGCGCCTACGGGCAGTACGGCGAACTGCCCGCGCCCCGCCTGTCGGTCCATCAGAAGGGGACCGTCGTGACTGATCTCGCGGGTGAGAAGTGA
- a CDS encoding S8 family peptidase — MTLLALAALAVGTPGAVASSAAAELPPAAAAPEKTGKIAGQYIVTLKQGSADRREDMDAAVTTATEHASDLGARVRHVYRHALYGYSASMSARTAAKLAAEPQVQSVQQDRWVRATAQSLPTGVNRVDADLSPTAGINGVDRRVNADVAVIDTGIDLDHPDLNVYRAGGKNCWVGAMPPDDMYGHGTHVAGTIGALDNGAGVVGVAPGVRLWPVQVLDPFGMGTTSSVVCGIDYVTQHADQIDVANMSLGGSGSDDGNCGRTNGDAMHQAICRSVAAGVTYAVAAGNDHANARNTVPASYNEVITVSALADFDGKPGGLARSTCRADQDDTFADFSNYGADVDLIAPGVCIASTYKGGGYAVMSGTSMATPHVAGAAALYRATHPTASPAAVRAALQYYGSTNWSWPSQDGDGIKERLLRVAGF, encoded by the coding sequence TTGACACTCCTCGCACTGGCGGCTCTGGCGGTCGGCACGCCGGGCGCCGTCGCCAGTTCGGCCGCGGCAGAGCTCCCGCCCGCAGCCGCAGCTCCCGAGAAGACCGGCAAGATCGCCGGCCAGTACATCGTCACGCTCAAGCAGGGCTCCGCCGACAGACGGGAGGACATGGACGCAGCGGTGACGACGGCCACCGAGCACGCCTCCGACCTGGGCGCCAGGGTGCGCCACGTCTACCGCCATGCCCTCTACGGCTATTCGGCGTCGATGAGCGCGCGCACCGCGGCCAAGCTCGCCGCCGAACCGCAGGTCCAGTCGGTGCAGCAGGACCGATGGGTCCGTGCCACGGCCCAGTCGCTCCCGACCGGCGTGAACCGGGTCGACGCCGACCTCAGCCCGACCGCGGGCATCAACGGCGTGGACAGGCGGGTCAACGCGGACGTCGCCGTCATCGACACGGGAATCGACCTGGACCACCCGGACCTCAACGTCTACCGGGCCGGCGGAAAGAACTGCTGGGTCGGCGCCATGCCGCCGGACGACATGTACGGCCACGGCACGCATGTGGCGGGCACCATCGGCGCCCTGGACAACGGCGCCGGAGTGGTCGGCGTGGCGCCGGGGGTGCGGCTGTGGCCGGTGCAGGTCCTCGACCCCTTCGGCATGGGAACGACGTCCAGCGTCGTCTGCGGCATCGACTACGTCACCCAGCACGCCGACCAGATCGACGTGGCCAACATGAGCCTGGGCGGCTCGGGAAGCGACGACGGCAACTGCGGCCGGACCAACGGCGACGCCATGCACCAGGCCATCTGCAGGTCGGTCGCCGCGGGCGTCACCTACGCGGTGGCGGCCGGCAACGACCACGCCAACGCCAGGAACACCGTGCCCGCCTCGTACAACGAAGTGATCACCGTCAGCGCCCTGGCGGACTTCGACGGGAAGCCCGGCGGGCTGGCCAGGTCGACATGCCGCGCCGACCAGGACGACACGTTCGCCGACTTCTCCAACTACGGGGCCGACGTGGACCTGATCGCCCCGGGCGTGTGCATCGCGTCGACGTACAAGGGCGGTGGCTACGCCGTCATGTCCGGCACATCCATGGCCACACCGCATGTGGCGGGCGCCGCGGCGCTGTACCGGGCGACGCACCCCACCGCGTCACCGGCGGCCGTCAGGGCGGCCCTGCAGTACTACGGCAGCACCAACTGGTCGTGGCCGTCGCAGGACGGGGACGGCATCAAGGAGCGCCTGCTCAGGGTCGCCGGGTTCTGA
- a CDS encoding PT domain-containing protein — MTAAPVLGAQSAFAQQYPPPPPSLTLSSTVVGAGDPVDFRGTGFAGNQEVEVDLASRIVVLGHFAADSTGTVEGTVRIPDSTKPGEHLFLVRAEDPDLTLSAEITVVDGEDGDHHGRPGHDYGGKPDYEHGEHGGKPSYDPGDKPSEKPSYKPTEEPTKEPTKEPTKEPKDDYGYEHHGKPGYEHHGKPHLADTGEDRSGLLLGGAAGLLLLGGGAILLTRRVRRG; from the coding sequence ATGACCGCTGCCCCGGTTCTGGGGGCGCAGTCAGCCTTTGCCCAGCAGTATCCGCCTCCACCCCCGAGCCTGACCCTCAGCTCCACCGTGGTCGGGGCCGGTGACCCCGTCGACTTCAGGGGAACGGGTTTCGCGGGGAACCAGGAAGTGGAGGTCGACCTCGCATCCAGGATCGTCGTCCTGGGCCACTTCGCGGCAGACTCGACCGGCACGGTGGAGGGTACTGTCCGTATTCCTGACAGCACCAAGCCGGGCGAGCACCTCTTCCTGGTCAGGGCGGAGGACCCGGACCTCACCCTGTCGGCCGAGATCACCGTCGTGGACGGCGAGGACGGCGACCACCACGGCAGGCCCGGCCACGACTACGGTGGCAAGCCCGACTACGAGCACGGCGAGCACGGTGGCAAGCCCAGCTACGACCCGGGCGACAAGCCCAGCGAGAAGCCGAGCTACAAGCCCACCGAGGAGCCGACGAAGGAGCCGACGAAGGAGCCCACGAAGGAGCCCAAGGACGACTACGGCTACGAGCACCACGGCAAGCCCGGCTACGAGCACCACGGCAAGCCGCACCTCGCCGACACCGGTGAGGACCGCTCGGGTCTCCTGTTGGGCGGGGCTGCTGGACTGCTCCTGCTCGGTGGCGGGGCGATCCTTCTCACCCGTCGGGTGAGGCGCGGCTGA
- a CDS encoding DUF2637 domain-containing protein — MGATGRHRRAAEVFQEPLVPPDPAWDPAEELAYMLQDAMAAERAPAPPPVREEAPAAPPPPVGPPTNLQDITAELPPLRGVPRSHRKLREPRRLSGLRTLSYLIAAVAAVITSMVSVFGGMATYEPLRQIAVFHTQSGAVSWWPLLVYGPWLVAALSILRAALHRCRAVHSWVVVLLFSSVAVLLCVVQAGGNITDAAAAALPSCASLACFQQLVRQITMTRPHRRTRPRHRLRLSAMNHPAPRVHRPGL; from the coding sequence ATGGGGGCCACCGGCCGGCACCGGCGCGCGGCCGAAGTGTTCCAGGAACCCCTGGTACCGCCGGACCCGGCATGGGATCCGGCCGAGGAACTCGCCTACATGCTGCAGGACGCCATGGCGGCCGAGCGTGCCCCAGCACCGCCCCCGGTCCGTGAGGAGGCGCCGGCCGCCCCGCCGCCTCCCGTCGGTCCTCCGACGAACCTGCAGGACATCACGGCCGAACTGCCGCCGCTCAGGGGAGTTCCCCGCAGTCATCGCAAGCTGCGTGAACCCAGGCGTCTCAGCGGTCTGCGCACCCTCAGCTACCTGATCGCCGCGGTGGCCGCCGTCATCACCTCCATGGTGAGCGTCTTCGGCGGTATGGCCACCTATGAACCCCTGCGGCAGATCGCCGTGTTCCACACCCAGAGCGGCGCCGTTTCCTGGTGGCCGTTGCTGGTCTACGGGCCTTGGCTGGTGGCCGCACTGTCGATCCTGCGTGCCGCACTGCACCGGTGCCGTGCCGTCCACTCCTGGGTGGTGGTGCTGCTGTTCTCCTCCGTTGCGGTACTCCTGTGTGTCGTCCAGGCAGGCGGAAACATCACCGATGCCGCCGCGGCCGCTCTGCCGAGCTGTGCGTCTCTGGCGTGTTTTCAGCAGCTCGTCCGCCAGATCACCATGACGAGGCCGCATCGCCGTACCAGGCCCCGGCACCGGTTGCGGCTCTCCGCCATGAATCATCCGGCGCCACGCGTACACCGGCCGGGTCTCTAG
- a CDS encoding low molecular weight phosphatase family protein — MCTGNLYRSPLAESLLRQRLFEAGEVIRLSSAGTRAVPGTPLPETAASFLLDRGADPSGTGSRRLTKELVEKSDLVLGASTEHREAAVRLSPVWALARAFTLCEFARLVRTEDAAGVQDPAERFAALVRGAAARRGAAPALPGDDDIDDPQGAPLQKVQECLARIEGAVHRIAAAVRTG, encoded by the coding sequence GTGTGCACCGGCAACCTGTACCGCTCCCCCCTCGCCGAGAGTCTGCTCAGGCAGCGGCTGTTCGAGGCGGGGGAGGTGATCCGGCTGAGCAGTGCGGGCACCCGGGCCGTCCCGGGTACGCCCCTGCCCGAAACGGCGGCGTCCTTCCTCCTCGACCGCGGCGCGGATCCTTCCGGGACGGGCTCCCGCCGGCTGACGAAGGAGCTGGTCGAGAAGTCGGACCTGGTGCTGGGAGCCTCGACGGAGCATCGCGAGGCCGCCGTGCGGCTGTCTCCCGTGTGGGCGCTGGCCCGCGCCTTCACCCTCTGCGAGTTCGCCCGGCTGGTGCGGACCGAGGACGCCGCCGGTGTGCAGGATCCCGCCGAACGGTTCGCGGCCCTGGTCCGCGGCGCGGCCGCTCGGCGGGGCGCCGCGCCCGCGCTCCCGGGTGACGACGACATCGACGACCCGCAGGGTGCCCCGCTCCAGAAAGTGCAGGAATGCCTGGCACGCATCGAGGGTGCGGTGCACCGCATCGCCGCGGCTGTGCGCACCGGATGA
- a CDS encoding D-2-hydroxyacid dehydrogenase family protein: MRLRCAVLDDFQKVATELADWSPLADDVEVVSFDTHFADEDALAAALAGFDIVVTLRERVPFPRSLMDRLPRLRLLIASGMRNSVIDYAAAEAHGVTVCGTASSSTPPVELTWALLLGLARGIVEENNSLRTGGPWQSTVGADLHGRRLGLLGLGKIGSRVAQVGLAFGMQVGAWSQNLTKERADEVGVELATSMEELLGSSDFVSIHLALGDRTRGLLGPAELARLKPTAYLINTSRAAIVDQDALLAALHKGRIAGAGIDVFDIEPLPADHPMRTAPRLLATPHLGYVSRANYETYYGQAVENIRAFLAGAPVRRLP; this comes from the coding sequence GTGCGGCTGCGCTGTGCTGTTCTCGACGATTTCCAGAAGGTGGCGACCGAGCTCGCCGACTGGTCACCGCTCGCGGACGACGTGGAGGTCGTCTCCTTCGACACCCACTTCGCCGACGAGGACGCCCTGGCGGCGGCCCTCGCCGGCTTCGACATCGTGGTCACCCTGCGGGAGCGCGTGCCCTTCCCGCGCTCGCTCATGGACCGCCTGCCCCGGCTCCGCCTGCTCATCGCCTCCGGTATGCGCAACAGCGTCATCGACTACGCCGCCGCCGAGGCGCACGGGGTCACCGTGTGCGGTACGGCCAGTTCCTCGACACCGCCCGTCGAACTCACCTGGGCCCTGCTGCTGGGCCTCGCCCGCGGCATCGTCGAGGAGAACAACTCCCTGCGCACAGGCGGGCCGTGGCAGTCGACGGTGGGCGCCGACCTCCACGGCCGCCGGCTCGGGCTCCTCGGACTCGGGAAGATCGGCAGCCGGGTGGCGCAGGTCGGGCTCGCCTTCGGCATGCAGGTCGGCGCCTGGAGCCAGAACCTCACCAAGGAGCGCGCCGACGAGGTCGGCGTGGAACTCGCCACGAGCATGGAGGAACTCCTCGGCTCGAGCGACTTCGTGTCGATCCACCTCGCCCTCGGCGACCGCACCCGCGGTCTGCTCGGCCCGGCCGAACTCGCCCGCCTCAAGCCCACCGCCTACCTGATCAACACCTCGCGCGCGGCGATCGTCGACCAGGACGCCCTCCTCGCCGCCCTGCACAAGGGCCGTATCGCCGGCGCCGGCATCGACGTGTTCGACATCGAACCCCTCCCCGCCGACCATCCGATGCGCACAGCTCCGCGCCTCCTCGCCACGCCGCACCTCGGTTATGTGTCGCGCGCCAACTACGAGACGTACTACGGCCAGGCCGTCGAGAACATCCGGGCTTTCCTCGCGGGTGCCCCCGTACGCCGCCTGCCCTGA